Proteins from a single region of Rhea pennata isolate bPtePen1 chromosome 4, bPtePen1.pri, whole genome shotgun sequence:
- the EXOC1 gene encoding exocyst complex component 1 isoform X3: MTAIKHALQRDIFTPNDERLLSIVNVCKAGKKKRNCFLCATVTTERPVQVNVVKVKKSDKGDFYKRQTAWALRDLAVVDAKDAVKENPEFDLHFDKVYKWVASSTVEKNTFISCIWKLNQRYLRKKIDFINVSSQLLEESVPSGENQSVAGGDEEAVDEYQELNAREEQDIEIMMEGCEYAISNAEAFAEKLSRELQVLDGANIQSIMASEKQVNILMKLLDEALKEVDQIEMKLSSYEEMLQSVKEQMDQISESNHLIHLSNTNNVKLLSEIEFLVNHMDLAKGHIKALQEGDLTSSRGIEACTNAADALLQCMNVALRPGHDMLHAVKEQQQRFSDLREQFARRLASHLNSVFVQQGHDQSSTLAQHSVELTLPNHHPFHRDLLRYAKLMEWLKNTDYGKYEGLTKNYMDYLSRLYEREIKDFFEVAKIKMTGTTKEGKKFGLHGSSGKLTGSTSSLNKLSVQSSGNRRSQSSSLLDMGNMSASDLDVADRTKFDKIFEQVLSELEPLCLAEQDFISKFFKLQQHQSIPGTTTNEAEEMDGGTLSRSYSSGGPQTISSEYVKDMIRQMMTKIFRCIEPELNNLIALGDKIDSFNSLYMLVKMSHHVWTAQNVDPASFLSTTLGNVLVTVKRNFDKCISNQMKQMDEVKISKKSKVGILPFVAEFEEFAGLAESIFKNAERRGDLDKAYIKLIRAVFVSVEKVANESQKTPRDVVMMENFHHIFATLSRLKISCLESEKKEAKQKYTDHLQSYVIYSLGQPLEKLNHFFEGIEARVAQGIREEEVSYQLAFNKQELRKVIKEYPGKEVKKGLDNLYKKVDKHLCEEENLLQVVWHSMQDEFIRQYKHFEGLIARCYPGSGITMEFTIQDILDYCSSIAQSH; the protein is encoded by the exons atGACTGCAATCAAGCATGCTTTACAAAGGGATATTTTCACTCCCAATGATGAACGCCTGTTGAGCATTGTGAATGTATGCAAAGCaggcaaaaagaagagaaactgcTTTTTGTGTGCCACAG TGACAACGGAACGTCCAGTGCAAGTGAATGTGGTAAAGGTGAAAAAATCTGACAAGGGAGATTTCTACAAAAGACAGACTGCATGGGCACTTCGAGATCTTGCTGTTGTTGATGCCAAAGATGCTGTTAAA GAGAATCCTGAATTTGACTTACATTTTGACAAAGTGTACAAATGGGTTGCAAGCAGCACAGTGGAAAAGAACACTTTCATTTCATGTATCTGGAAACTCAATCAGAGATAtcttagaaagaaaattgaCTTTATTAATGTTAGTTCACAGCTTTTGGAAG AATCAGTTCCAAGTGGAGAGAATCAAAGTGTTGCAGGAGGTGATGAAGAGGCTGTGGATGAGTACCAGGAATTAAATGCAAGAGAGGAACAGGATATTGAAATAATGATGGAAGGCTGCGAATATGCCATATCTAATGCTGAAGCCTTTGCAGAAAAGCTGTCTAGAGAGCTACAAGTACTAGATGGg GCAAATATCCAGTCAATCATGGCTTCTGAGAAACAGGTGAATATCTTGATGAAGTTGCTGGATGAAGCTCTGAAGGAAGTTGATCAGATTGAGATGAAGTTGAGCAGTTATGAAGAAATGCTTCAGAGTGTAAAAGAACAAATGGATCAGATTTCAGAAAGCAACCACTTAATCCATCTTAGCAACACAAACAATGTGAAACTACTGTCTGAGATAGAGTTCTTAGTG aaTCATATGGACTTGGCTAAAGGTCATATAAAGGCCCTTCAGGAGGGAGATCTGACCTCTTCTCGAGGCATTGAGGCCTGCACTAATGCAGCAGATGCCCTTCTGCAGTGTATGAATGTGGCTCTTCGTCCAG gACACGATATGCTTCATGCAGTCAAAGAGCAACAACAGCGATTTAGTGACTTGCGTGAACAATTTGCACGGAGGCTTGCCAGTCATTTGAACAGTGTATTTGTTCAACAG ggTCATGATCAGAGTTCCACGCTTGCCCAGCACTCTGTTGAATTGACATTACCCAATCATCATCCATTTCACAGAGATTTACTTCGTTATGCTAAACTGATGGAATGGCTCAAGAACACAGACTATGGAAAATATGAAGGTCTAACAAAG aattaTATGGATTATTTATCACGACTatatgaaagggaaataaaagatttctttgaAGTTGCCAAGATCAAGATGACAGGCACAACCAAAGAAGGCAAAAAGTTTG GTCTCCATGGAAGTTCTGGAAAATTGACTGGGTCTACTTCTAGCCTAAATAAACTCTCTGTTCAGAGTTCAGGAAATCGTAGGTCTCAGTCATCCTCGCTATTGGATATGGGAAATATGTCTGCCTCTGATCTTGATGTGGCTGATAGAACAAAATTTGATAAG atttttgaACAAGTTTTAAGCGAGCTAGAACCTCTGTGTCTGGCAGAACAGGACTTCATTAGTAAATTTTTCAAACTACAGCAACATCAGAGCATTCCTGGAACAACAACG aatgaagcagaagaaatggaTGGAGGAACTTTATCTCGTTCGTATTCTTCTGGTGGTCCTCAAACTATATCATCTGAGTATGt gaaggACATGATCCGACAAAtgatgacaaaaatatttcGCTGTATTGAACCTGAGCTGAATAACCTTATTGCACTGGGTGACAAGATTGATAGCTTTAACTCCCTTTATATGCTAGTTAAGATGAGCCATCATGTATGGACAGCACAAAATGTGGACCCAGCTTCCTTTCTCAGCACAACACTTGGAAATGTTTTGGTGACTGTCAAAAGAAACTTTGATAAATGCATT AGTAACCAAATGAAACAGATGGATGAAGTAAAAATTTCGAAGAAAAGTAAAGTCGGGATCCTTCCATTTGTTGCTGAATTTGAAGAATTTGCAGGCCTTGCTGAatcaattttcaaaaatgcagagCGCCGAGGAGATCTAGATAAAGCCTATATAAAACTTATTAGAGCTGTTTTTGTCAGCG tTGAGAAAGTGGCAAATGAAAGCCAGAAAACACCAAGGGATGTGGTCATGATGGAGAACTTTCATCATATTTTTGCAACACTTTCTCGCTTGAAAATTTCTTGTCTTGAGTCTGAGAAAAAAGAAGCCAAGCAGAAATATACTGATCATCTTCAGTCTTATGTAATCTACTCACTTGGACAGCCTCTtgagaaattaaat catttttttgaAGGTATTGAAGCTCGTGTGGCTCAAGGTATACGTGAAGAAGAAGTAAGTTATCAGCTGGCTTTCAACAAACAAGAGCTTCGGAAAGTTATAAAGGAGTATCCCGGTAAGGAAGTGAAGAAGGGATTGGATAACCTCTACAAGAAGGTAGACAAACATCTctgtgaagaagaaaacttaCTTCAG GTTGTATGGCATTCTATGCAAGATGAATTTATACGTCAGTACAAGCACTTTGAAGGGCTGATAGCTCGCTGCTATCCTGGATCAGGAATTACTATGGAATTCACTATACAAGATATCTTAGACTACTGCTCCAGCATTGCACAGTCTCACTaa
- the EXOC1 gene encoding exocyst complex component 1 isoform X4, which produces MTAIKHALQRDIFTPNDERLLSIVNVCKAGKKKRNCFLCATVTTERPVQVNVVKVKKSDKGDFYKRQTAWALRDLAVVDAKDAVKENPEFDLHFDKVYKWVASSTVEKNTFISCIWKLNQRYLRKKIDFINVSSQLLEESVPSGENQSVAGGDEEAVDEYQELNAREEQDIEIMMEGCEYAISNAEAFAEKLSRELQVLDGANIQSIMASEKQVNILMKLLDEALKEVDQIEMKLSSYEEMLQSVKEQMDQISESNHLIHLSNTNNVKLLSEIEFLVNHMDLAKGHIKALQEGDLTSSRGIEACTNAADALLQCMNVALRPGHDMLHAVKEQQQRFSDLREQFARRLASHLNSVFVQQGHDQSSTLAQHSVELTLPNHHPFHRDLLRYAKLMEWLKNTDYGKYEGLTKNYMDYLSRLYEREIKDFFEVAKIKMTGTTKEGKKFGLHGSSGKLTGSTSSLNKLSVQSSGNRRSQSSSLLDMGNMSASDLDVADRTKFDKIFEQVLSELEPLCLAEQDFISKFFKLQQHQSIPGTTTNEAEEMDGGTLSRSYSSGGPQTISSEKDMIRQMMTKIFRCIEPELNNLIALGDKIDSFNSLYMLVKMSHHVWTAQNVDPASFLSTTLGNVLVTVKRNFDKCISNQMKQMDEVKISKKSKVGILPFVAEFEEFAGLAESIFKNAERRGDLDKAYIKLIRAVFVSVEKVANESQKTPRDVVMMENFHHIFATLSRLKISCLESEKKEAKQKYTDHLQSYVIYSLGQPLEKLNHFFEGIEARVAQGIREEEVSYQLAFNKQELRKVIKEYPGKEVKKGLDNLYKKVDKHLCEEENLLQVVWHSMQDEFIRQYKHFEGLIARCYPGSGITMEFTIQDILDYCSSIAQSH; this is translated from the exons atGACTGCAATCAAGCATGCTTTACAAAGGGATATTTTCACTCCCAATGATGAACGCCTGTTGAGCATTGTGAATGTATGCAAAGCaggcaaaaagaagagaaactgcTTTTTGTGTGCCACAG TGACAACGGAACGTCCAGTGCAAGTGAATGTGGTAAAGGTGAAAAAATCTGACAAGGGAGATTTCTACAAAAGACAGACTGCATGGGCACTTCGAGATCTTGCTGTTGTTGATGCCAAAGATGCTGTTAAA GAGAATCCTGAATTTGACTTACATTTTGACAAAGTGTACAAATGGGTTGCAAGCAGCACAGTGGAAAAGAACACTTTCATTTCATGTATCTGGAAACTCAATCAGAGATAtcttagaaagaaaattgaCTTTATTAATGTTAGTTCACAGCTTTTGGAAG AATCAGTTCCAAGTGGAGAGAATCAAAGTGTTGCAGGAGGTGATGAAGAGGCTGTGGATGAGTACCAGGAATTAAATGCAAGAGAGGAACAGGATATTGAAATAATGATGGAAGGCTGCGAATATGCCATATCTAATGCTGAAGCCTTTGCAGAAAAGCTGTCTAGAGAGCTACAAGTACTAGATGGg GCAAATATCCAGTCAATCATGGCTTCTGAGAAACAGGTGAATATCTTGATGAAGTTGCTGGATGAAGCTCTGAAGGAAGTTGATCAGATTGAGATGAAGTTGAGCAGTTATGAAGAAATGCTTCAGAGTGTAAAAGAACAAATGGATCAGATTTCAGAAAGCAACCACTTAATCCATCTTAGCAACACAAACAATGTGAAACTACTGTCTGAGATAGAGTTCTTAGTG aaTCATATGGACTTGGCTAAAGGTCATATAAAGGCCCTTCAGGAGGGAGATCTGACCTCTTCTCGAGGCATTGAGGCCTGCACTAATGCAGCAGATGCCCTTCTGCAGTGTATGAATGTGGCTCTTCGTCCAG gACACGATATGCTTCATGCAGTCAAAGAGCAACAACAGCGATTTAGTGACTTGCGTGAACAATTTGCACGGAGGCTTGCCAGTCATTTGAACAGTGTATTTGTTCAACAG ggTCATGATCAGAGTTCCACGCTTGCCCAGCACTCTGTTGAATTGACATTACCCAATCATCATCCATTTCACAGAGATTTACTTCGTTATGCTAAACTGATGGAATGGCTCAAGAACACAGACTATGGAAAATATGAAGGTCTAACAAAG aattaTATGGATTATTTATCACGACTatatgaaagggaaataaaagatttctttgaAGTTGCCAAGATCAAGATGACAGGCACAACCAAAGAAGGCAAAAAGTTTG GTCTCCATGGAAGTTCTGGAAAATTGACTGGGTCTACTTCTAGCCTAAATAAACTCTCTGTTCAGAGTTCAGGAAATCGTAGGTCTCAGTCATCCTCGCTATTGGATATGGGAAATATGTCTGCCTCTGATCTTGATGTGGCTGATAGAACAAAATTTGATAAG atttttgaACAAGTTTTAAGCGAGCTAGAACCTCTGTGTCTGGCAGAACAGGACTTCATTAGTAAATTTTTCAAACTACAGCAACATCAGAGCATTCCTGGAACAACAACG aatgaagcagaagaaatggaTGGAGGAACTTTATCTCGTTCGTATTCTTCTGGTGGTCCTCAAACTATATCATCTGA gaaggACATGATCCGACAAAtgatgacaaaaatatttcGCTGTATTGAACCTGAGCTGAATAACCTTATTGCACTGGGTGACAAGATTGATAGCTTTAACTCCCTTTATATGCTAGTTAAGATGAGCCATCATGTATGGACAGCACAAAATGTGGACCCAGCTTCCTTTCTCAGCACAACACTTGGAAATGTTTTGGTGACTGTCAAAAGAAACTTTGATAAATGCATT AGTAACCAAATGAAACAGATGGATGAAGTAAAAATTTCGAAGAAAAGTAAAGTCGGGATCCTTCCATTTGTTGCTGAATTTGAAGAATTTGCAGGCCTTGCTGAatcaattttcaaaaatgcagagCGCCGAGGAGATCTAGATAAAGCCTATATAAAACTTATTAGAGCTGTTTTTGTCAGCG tTGAGAAAGTGGCAAATGAAAGCCAGAAAACACCAAGGGATGTGGTCATGATGGAGAACTTTCATCATATTTTTGCAACACTTTCTCGCTTGAAAATTTCTTGTCTTGAGTCTGAGAAAAAAGAAGCCAAGCAGAAATATACTGATCATCTTCAGTCTTATGTAATCTACTCACTTGGACAGCCTCTtgagaaattaaat catttttttgaAGGTATTGAAGCTCGTGTGGCTCAAGGTATACGTGAAGAAGAAGTAAGTTATCAGCTGGCTTTCAACAAACAAGAGCTTCGGAAAGTTATAAAGGAGTATCCCGGTAAGGAAGTGAAGAAGGGATTGGATAACCTCTACAAGAAGGTAGACAAACATCTctgtgaagaagaaaacttaCTTCAG GTTGTATGGCATTCTATGCAAGATGAATTTATACGTCAGTACAAGCACTTTGAAGGGCTGATAGCTCGCTGCTATCCTGGATCAGGAATTACTATGGAATTCACTATACAAGATATCTTAGACTACTGCTCCAGCATTGCACAGTCTCACTaa
- the EXOC1 gene encoding exocyst complex component 1 isoform X1, giving the protein MTAIKHALQRDIFTPNDERLLSIVNVCKAGKKKRNCFLCATVTTERPVQVNVVKVKKSDKGDFYKRQTAWALRDLAVVDAKDAVKENPEFDLHFDKVYKWVASSTVEKNTFISCIWKLNQRYLRKKIDFINVSSQLLEESVPSGENQSVAGGDEEAVDEYQELNAREEQDIEIMMEGCEYAISNAEAFAEKLSRELQVLDGANIQSIMASEKQVNILMKLLDEALKEVDQIEMKLSSYEEMLQSVKEQMDQISESNHLIHLSNTNNVKLLSEIEFLVNHMDLAKGHIKALQEGDLTSSRGIEACTNAADALLQCMNVALRPGHDMLHAVKEQQQRFSDLREQFARRLASHLNSVFVQQFTQTLLQLYNKSYYLSVPGHDQSSTLAQHSVELTLPNHHPFHRDLLRYAKLMEWLKNTDYGKYEGLTKNYMDYLSRLYEREIKDFFEVAKIKMTGTTKEGKKFGLHGSSGKLTGSTSSLNKLSVQSSGNRRSQSSSLLDMGNMSASDLDVADRTKFDKIFEQVLSELEPLCLAEQDFISKFFKLQQHQSIPGTTTNEAEEMDGGTLSRSYSSGGPQTISSEYVKDMIRQMMTKIFRCIEPELNNLIALGDKIDSFNSLYMLVKMSHHVWTAQNVDPASFLSTTLGNVLVTVKRNFDKCISNQMKQMDEVKISKKSKVGILPFVAEFEEFAGLAESIFKNAERRGDLDKAYIKLIRAVFVSVEKVANESQKTPRDVVMMENFHHIFATLSRLKISCLESEKKEAKQKYTDHLQSYVIYSLGQPLEKLNHFFEGIEARVAQGIREEEVSYQLAFNKQELRKVIKEYPGKEVKKGLDNLYKKVDKHLCEEENLLQVVWHSMQDEFIRQYKHFEGLIARCYPGSGITMEFTIQDILDYCSSIAQSH; this is encoded by the exons atGACTGCAATCAAGCATGCTTTACAAAGGGATATTTTCACTCCCAATGATGAACGCCTGTTGAGCATTGTGAATGTATGCAAAGCaggcaaaaagaagagaaactgcTTTTTGTGTGCCACAG TGACAACGGAACGTCCAGTGCAAGTGAATGTGGTAAAGGTGAAAAAATCTGACAAGGGAGATTTCTACAAAAGACAGACTGCATGGGCACTTCGAGATCTTGCTGTTGTTGATGCCAAAGATGCTGTTAAA GAGAATCCTGAATTTGACTTACATTTTGACAAAGTGTACAAATGGGTTGCAAGCAGCACAGTGGAAAAGAACACTTTCATTTCATGTATCTGGAAACTCAATCAGAGATAtcttagaaagaaaattgaCTTTATTAATGTTAGTTCACAGCTTTTGGAAG AATCAGTTCCAAGTGGAGAGAATCAAAGTGTTGCAGGAGGTGATGAAGAGGCTGTGGATGAGTACCAGGAATTAAATGCAAGAGAGGAACAGGATATTGAAATAATGATGGAAGGCTGCGAATATGCCATATCTAATGCTGAAGCCTTTGCAGAAAAGCTGTCTAGAGAGCTACAAGTACTAGATGGg GCAAATATCCAGTCAATCATGGCTTCTGAGAAACAGGTGAATATCTTGATGAAGTTGCTGGATGAAGCTCTGAAGGAAGTTGATCAGATTGAGATGAAGTTGAGCAGTTATGAAGAAATGCTTCAGAGTGTAAAAGAACAAATGGATCAGATTTCAGAAAGCAACCACTTAATCCATCTTAGCAACACAAACAATGTGAAACTACTGTCTGAGATAGAGTTCTTAGTG aaTCATATGGACTTGGCTAAAGGTCATATAAAGGCCCTTCAGGAGGGAGATCTGACCTCTTCTCGAGGCATTGAGGCCTGCACTAATGCAGCAGATGCCCTTCTGCAGTGTATGAATGTGGCTCTTCGTCCAG gACACGATATGCTTCATGCAGTCAAAGAGCAACAACAGCGATTTAGTGACTTGCGTGAACAATTTGCACGGAGGCTTGCCAGTCATTTGAACAGTGTATTTGTTCAACAG TTTACTCAGACCCTACTTCAGCTCTATAACAAGTCCTACTATCTTTCAGTTCCA ggTCATGATCAGAGTTCCACGCTTGCCCAGCACTCTGTTGAATTGACATTACCCAATCATCATCCATTTCACAGAGATTTACTTCGTTATGCTAAACTGATGGAATGGCTCAAGAACACAGACTATGGAAAATATGAAGGTCTAACAAAG aattaTATGGATTATTTATCACGACTatatgaaagggaaataaaagatttctttgaAGTTGCCAAGATCAAGATGACAGGCACAACCAAAGAAGGCAAAAAGTTTG GTCTCCATGGAAGTTCTGGAAAATTGACTGGGTCTACTTCTAGCCTAAATAAACTCTCTGTTCAGAGTTCAGGAAATCGTAGGTCTCAGTCATCCTCGCTATTGGATATGGGAAATATGTCTGCCTCTGATCTTGATGTGGCTGATAGAACAAAATTTGATAAG atttttgaACAAGTTTTAAGCGAGCTAGAACCTCTGTGTCTGGCAGAACAGGACTTCATTAGTAAATTTTTCAAACTACAGCAACATCAGAGCATTCCTGGAACAACAACG aatgaagcagaagaaatggaTGGAGGAACTTTATCTCGTTCGTATTCTTCTGGTGGTCCTCAAACTATATCATCTGAGTATGt gaaggACATGATCCGACAAAtgatgacaaaaatatttcGCTGTATTGAACCTGAGCTGAATAACCTTATTGCACTGGGTGACAAGATTGATAGCTTTAACTCCCTTTATATGCTAGTTAAGATGAGCCATCATGTATGGACAGCACAAAATGTGGACCCAGCTTCCTTTCTCAGCACAACACTTGGAAATGTTTTGGTGACTGTCAAAAGAAACTTTGATAAATGCATT AGTAACCAAATGAAACAGATGGATGAAGTAAAAATTTCGAAGAAAAGTAAAGTCGGGATCCTTCCATTTGTTGCTGAATTTGAAGAATTTGCAGGCCTTGCTGAatcaattttcaaaaatgcagagCGCCGAGGAGATCTAGATAAAGCCTATATAAAACTTATTAGAGCTGTTTTTGTCAGCG tTGAGAAAGTGGCAAATGAAAGCCAGAAAACACCAAGGGATGTGGTCATGATGGAGAACTTTCATCATATTTTTGCAACACTTTCTCGCTTGAAAATTTCTTGTCTTGAGTCTGAGAAAAAAGAAGCCAAGCAGAAATATACTGATCATCTTCAGTCTTATGTAATCTACTCACTTGGACAGCCTCTtgagaaattaaat catttttttgaAGGTATTGAAGCTCGTGTGGCTCAAGGTATACGTGAAGAAGAAGTAAGTTATCAGCTGGCTTTCAACAAACAAGAGCTTCGGAAAGTTATAAAGGAGTATCCCGGTAAGGAAGTGAAGAAGGGATTGGATAACCTCTACAAGAAGGTAGACAAACATCTctgtgaagaagaaaacttaCTTCAG GTTGTATGGCATTCTATGCAAGATGAATTTATACGTCAGTACAAGCACTTTGAAGGGCTGATAGCTCGCTGCTATCCTGGATCAGGAATTACTATGGAATTCACTATACAAGATATCTTAGACTACTGCTCCAGCATTGCACAGTCTCACTaa
- the EXOC1 gene encoding exocyst complex component 1 isoform X2, with translation MTAIKHALQRDIFTPNDERLLSIVNVCKAGKKKRNCFLCATVTTERPVQVNVVKVKKSDKGDFYKRQTAWALRDLAVVDAKDAVKENPEFDLHFDKVYKWVASSTVEKNTFISCIWKLNQRYLRKKIDFINVSSQLLEESVPSGENQSVAGGDEEAVDEYQELNAREEQDIEIMMEGCEYAISNAEAFAEKLSRELQVLDGANIQSIMASEKQVNILMKLLDEALKEVDQIEMKLSSYEEMLQSVKEQMDQISESNHLIHLSNTNNVKLLSEIEFLVNHMDLAKGHIKALQEGDLTSSRGIEACTNAADALLQCMNVALRPGHDMLHAVKEQQQRFSDLREQFARRLASHLNSVFVQQFTQTLLQLYNKSYYLSVPGHDQSSTLAQHSVELTLPNHHPFHRDLLRYAKLMEWLKNTDYGKYEGLTKNYMDYLSRLYEREIKDFFEVAKIKMTGTTKEGKKFGLHGSSGKLTGSTSSLNKLSVQSSGNRRSQSSSLLDMGNMSASDLDVADRTKFDKIFEQVLSELEPLCLAEQDFISKFFKLQQHQSIPGTTTNEAEEMDGGTLSRSYSSGGPQTISSEKDMIRQMMTKIFRCIEPELNNLIALGDKIDSFNSLYMLVKMSHHVWTAQNVDPASFLSTTLGNVLVTVKRNFDKCISNQMKQMDEVKISKKSKVGILPFVAEFEEFAGLAESIFKNAERRGDLDKAYIKLIRAVFVSVEKVANESQKTPRDVVMMENFHHIFATLSRLKISCLESEKKEAKQKYTDHLQSYVIYSLGQPLEKLNHFFEGIEARVAQGIREEEVSYQLAFNKQELRKVIKEYPGKEVKKGLDNLYKKVDKHLCEEENLLQVVWHSMQDEFIRQYKHFEGLIARCYPGSGITMEFTIQDILDYCSSIAQSH, from the exons atGACTGCAATCAAGCATGCTTTACAAAGGGATATTTTCACTCCCAATGATGAACGCCTGTTGAGCATTGTGAATGTATGCAAAGCaggcaaaaagaagagaaactgcTTTTTGTGTGCCACAG TGACAACGGAACGTCCAGTGCAAGTGAATGTGGTAAAGGTGAAAAAATCTGACAAGGGAGATTTCTACAAAAGACAGACTGCATGGGCACTTCGAGATCTTGCTGTTGTTGATGCCAAAGATGCTGTTAAA GAGAATCCTGAATTTGACTTACATTTTGACAAAGTGTACAAATGGGTTGCAAGCAGCACAGTGGAAAAGAACACTTTCATTTCATGTATCTGGAAACTCAATCAGAGATAtcttagaaagaaaattgaCTTTATTAATGTTAGTTCACAGCTTTTGGAAG AATCAGTTCCAAGTGGAGAGAATCAAAGTGTTGCAGGAGGTGATGAAGAGGCTGTGGATGAGTACCAGGAATTAAATGCAAGAGAGGAACAGGATATTGAAATAATGATGGAAGGCTGCGAATATGCCATATCTAATGCTGAAGCCTTTGCAGAAAAGCTGTCTAGAGAGCTACAAGTACTAGATGGg GCAAATATCCAGTCAATCATGGCTTCTGAGAAACAGGTGAATATCTTGATGAAGTTGCTGGATGAAGCTCTGAAGGAAGTTGATCAGATTGAGATGAAGTTGAGCAGTTATGAAGAAATGCTTCAGAGTGTAAAAGAACAAATGGATCAGATTTCAGAAAGCAACCACTTAATCCATCTTAGCAACACAAACAATGTGAAACTACTGTCTGAGATAGAGTTCTTAGTG aaTCATATGGACTTGGCTAAAGGTCATATAAAGGCCCTTCAGGAGGGAGATCTGACCTCTTCTCGAGGCATTGAGGCCTGCACTAATGCAGCAGATGCCCTTCTGCAGTGTATGAATGTGGCTCTTCGTCCAG gACACGATATGCTTCATGCAGTCAAAGAGCAACAACAGCGATTTAGTGACTTGCGTGAACAATTTGCACGGAGGCTTGCCAGTCATTTGAACAGTGTATTTGTTCAACAG TTTACTCAGACCCTACTTCAGCTCTATAACAAGTCCTACTATCTTTCAGTTCCA ggTCATGATCAGAGTTCCACGCTTGCCCAGCACTCTGTTGAATTGACATTACCCAATCATCATCCATTTCACAGAGATTTACTTCGTTATGCTAAACTGATGGAATGGCTCAAGAACACAGACTATGGAAAATATGAAGGTCTAACAAAG aattaTATGGATTATTTATCACGACTatatgaaagggaaataaaagatttctttgaAGTTGCCAAGATCAAGATGACAGGCACAACCAAAGAAGGCAAAAAGTTTG GTCTCCATGGAAGTTCTGGAAAATTGACTGGGTCTACTTCTAGCCTAAATAAACTCTCTGTTCAGAGTTCAGGAAATCGTAGGTCTCAGTCATCCTCGCTATTGGATATGGGAAATATGTCTGCCTCTGATCTTGATGTGGCTGATAGAACAAAATTTGATAAG atttttgaACAAGTTTTAAGCGAGCTAGAACCTCTGTGTCTGGCAGAACAGGACTTCATTAGTAAATTTTTCAAACTACAGCAACATCAGAGCATTCCTGGAACAACAACG aatgaagcagaagaaatggaTGGAGGAACTTTATCTCGTTCGTATTCTTCTGGTGGTCCTCAAACTATATCATCTGA gaaggACATGATCCGACAAAtgatgacaaaaatatttcGCTGTATTGAACCTGAGCTGAATAACCTTATTGCACTGGGTGACAAGATTGATAGCTTTAACTCCCTTTATATGCTAGTTAAGATGAGCCATCATGTATGGACAGCACAAAATGTGGACCCAGCTTCCTTTCTCAGCACAACACTTGGAAATGTTTTGGTGACTGTCAAAAGAAACTTTGATAAATGCATT AGTAACCAAATGAAACAGATGGATGAAGTAAAAATTTCGAAGAAAAGTAAAGTCGGGATCCTTCCATTTGTTGCTGAATTTGAAGAATTTGCAGGCCTTGCTGAatcaattttcaaaaatgcagagCGCCGAGGAGATCTAGATAAAGCCTATATAAAACTTATTAGAGCTGTTTTTGTCAGCG tTGAGAAAGTGGCAAATGAAAGCCAGAAAACACCAAGGGATGTGGTCATGATGGAGAACTTTCATCATATTTTTGCAACACTTTCTCGCTTGAAAATTTCTTGTCTTGAGTCTGAGAAAAAAGAAGCCAAGCAGAAATATACTGATCATCTTCAGTCTTATGTAATCTACTCACTTGGACAGCCTCTtgagaaattaaat catttttttgaAGGTATTGAAGCTCGTGTGGCTCAAGGTATACGTGAAGAAGAAGTAAGTTATCAGCTGGCTTTCAACAAACAAGAGCTTCGGAAAGTTATAAAGGAGTATCCCGGTAAGGAAGTGAAGAAGGGATTGGATAACCTCTACAAGAAGGTAGACAAACATCTctgtgaagaagaaaacttaCTTCAG GTTGTATGGCATTCTATGCAAGATGAATTTATACGTCAGTACAAGCACTTTGAAGGGCTGATAGCTCGCTGCTATCCTGGATCAGGAATTACTATGGAATTCACTATACAAGATATCTTAGACTACTGCTCCAGCATTGCACAGTCTCACTaa